The genomic window TTACAGATACTTATGTGGAGCAACTAGCATTGCGCTCACCTCCAATTACAGAGCTTTTCTATGCACAATATAATGCTCTGAAGGCTATGCAAGAAAAAAAAGATATTGTTCTTAGCCTTCCAACAAGTAGCGGTAAAACAAGAATAGCTGAAATTGCAATATTGGAATCATTGATTGATAATCCTTATTCTAAAATACTATACCTTGCTCCATTCCGTTCACTATCTTATGAAGTTGAAGAATCAATGGAGAAAACACTGGCTCCTTTAGGTTTTTCTTCCACATTTTTGTATGGCGGTGGACAGTTTAGCAAGCTTGATAAGACATTAATTGAAAACTCAAATGTAATCATTGCAACACCAGAAAAAGCCAAGGCAATTGTCAGAGCAGATGAGGATATCGCAAATCAGGTTAGTTTACTTATTGTCGATGAAGGACATCTGCTTGGTGCAGAGGAAAGATTAATTAAAATCGAGTTATTCCTTGAAGAGCTAAAGCATCATATCAATAAAAATAATGGCAAAATCATACTCCTCTCTGCTGTACTACCGAATGCACATGATATTGCCCAATGGATAGCCGAAGATAGTGATAGCGTTTACGAAACCAATAAGACAATAGCAGACAAACGATTTGGATTAGTCAAATGGACTAACGCAAACAATGTAACAATTGAATGGCGAGGCGAACCTGCCTCATTTAACAATAATTTTATAGAGAAATTCCTACCTCCTCGAGCAAAAACCAAATACTTTCCAAATGATAAAAATGAAGGTATTGCTGCAACAGCATTAAAGTTGTCTAAGCTTGGAACCGTTTTGATGTTTATTGCTCAGGCCAGATACGTTGTTTCTTCAGCTAATAGAGTGCTAAGAGCTATGGGAGGAACTCCAGAATTACATATTTATAAAAACAAGGAACTTTTTGAATTATTTAGACTTGCATGTGACGAGGCAGGTGTTAGTGAAATATATAATTTAGCTCGATACGGAATTCTATGCCATCACGGTAAGATACCTACTGACGTGCGAATTTTCATTGAAAAATTACTTCGTTTAGAAAACGTAAAGGTTATTGTTTCGACAACTAGTTTAGGTCAAGGAGTAAACATTGGCATATCAACCGTAATTTTTGCTGATGTTTTTTTAAACCATCAAGAAGAAACCAGAATTGGATCAAAGGACTTTTGGAATATAGCCGGACGAGCAGGGAGAGCATTCACAGATATAGAAGGTAAAGTTTTGTACTGCATTGATGAGACTAATTGGAGTCGTGAACGAGATCTCAAATTATGCCATGAATACTTTACCCCATCAAAAATGGAACGGGCAAAGAGTGGATTACTAGCAATAGTTAAACTCCTAAAAGATATATCAAAGAACTTCAGCGTTGATTTTGACTTATTGTTGCAATTGGTAGCAAACAATGACTTTTCATCTCTATCAAAAATAAATACTGATTATTCAAAATTCTTAGAAGAAGTTTTTGACTGGCTAGATGATACGTTACTAGCATTAAATTATAAGAAGGAATCAAATAACCAAAAAGATCCATCAGCTTGGATTGACGATGTATTTAGGCATTCACTCGCTTTCATTCAAGCAGAACAGGACAACGACGTATCTCAAGAAGAAGTTATCAAATTCCTTAAAAATAGAAATAAGGCTGTACTAAAAATTGCTGGCAGTTACGTGAATTGGGAAGGCATGGTTAAATCTGGCATTCCCTTAAGTTCCTCAAAATTACTAGACGATTATATTGAACCAATAAAAGAGAGAATAAGTAACTTCAAGAGTACTGAAGGGAGTGCAGCTGACATAGCAAGTTTTTCAAAAAGTATCGAGGAACTGATTCAGCAACTTCCTACAGTCACTTTTAAGCACGATTATGAAGAAAATGAGTTGGATGATGTTAGGTTAAAATGGTTTAGTGCGACTCCACTATCTGAAATATCTACTCATGATAATGGTCAAGACATTTGTGTTTCTTACTTTTCAATGACGCTTCCTTGGGCGCTCAACGCAATTACAAGAAAACTTATCGATTTAGACCTTACAGAGGAAGCAGAGATACTAGAGGAGCTAGCGCTATTTTGCGAAATAGGTCTTCCGAATATGGATGCGGTGCAGATTTACTTGGCAGGATTAAAGTCACGAGTTACAGCATTCGATCTTTCTTGTGTACTTCAAGGAAATCTAAAAAATTTGAATAAGTCAAAGTTATTAAAATTAATCAAAGAAAACAAACCTGTGATTGAATCATTTTGCAACGATATAACTAATAGATGGGTGGAGTTATTTACTAGAGAAAAAGAAAGTATTATTGAAAGTAGACCTTCTCACATTAGTAATTTTACATTAAAAAATCATAACTTTATCAATGATAAATTAAATGTTCGAAGCCTGAATAGCCGTCTTTTTTTATGCAGCCCAGACTTTTCATACAAAATCCCTATAACTTCTACCGATAAGCTCCCTTTTCAATCAGTTACTAATAACCCAAAATTTTACTTTGAAAAAGAGGTTTCACATTGGACTATGAAGGTTAGAGGTGAATCTAAACACCACGAATAATAAACTACCAAACTATAAGTTTCATTTATTCAAAGTACACTCTAGAGTTCAGCTCTCTCCTCTCCCCCTTTGAGAGCTGTTCTATCTCCCTCACCAACCTATCAACTTTTGACTCCTGCTGCGTAGCGCCCAATAGCTGCGCAGTAGTAATGCCTAGCTCATGCCTTACCTGCTCAATATCCAAATGGGCATAGGTGCTGGCAGTAATGCTAATATCACTATGGCCCAGCAGCTTACTGGTGGTTTGAATATTGCCGCCACGCATCACGCTCCAACTGGCAATGGTTCGCCGCAAGTCATGGATAGTGACATTATCCTCTTTTGCCGTTACAGACCTTTCAGGACTCCGCAGCCCTGCCCGCTCAGTGATGCGATACCAGAAACTCCCCTTACCCGCGTTTTCGGTGATATGGCCTGAATGACTGCGCTCGGCAGGGAATACATATTTGTCCCCCTGCACCGCCTCATTACTACGCCGCTCAAGAATTGCCATCACCTCTTTAGTGAGTGGCACGGCATGGGGCTTTTTCGATTTAATCTTGCTGGTCGGGATAATCCACACCCCGCGCTGATGGTCTATCTCGCGCCACTCCATACTGAACACGCAGCTTTTACGCTGACCCGTTAGCAGCAACAGCATGACCACATCACGGTAAAGTGGTAGCTCAAATTCTAACGACTCAAGCAATGCCCGCACCTCATGCTGATTCAAAATCCGCTCACGCTTCACCGCCGCCAATTTTTTGATGCGGCCAAAGGGATTGATTTGTTGCTCGTTGAACATCGACTTGAGCAAGGTCAGGCATTTGTTACGCACAGCGGCAGAGTTTTTGGTGATGATCAGTTTAAGCAGGTTTTCGGCTTCGACAGCGGTAATGCTTTCAACGGGTAAATGGGCAATGCGCGGCTGAATATGGTTCTTCCATGTGGATTGAATATCCTTAAGGGAATTGAGTCGCCGCTCACCCGTCTTAATTTTGACCATAAACTCAGCTTCAAAGGAATCAAACAACTGTTGAACACTGATCGCTAGGGCTTCTTTGCGCTCAGCCTCTTGTTTTGCAAGGCGCTTTGCCTCATTCGGATTCACCCCTTCGGCCAAG from Shewanella putrefaciens includes these protein-coding regions:
- a CDS encoding DEAD/DEAH box helicase, with protein sequence MDIEKAHELFDKLENDGFAQSLIAQSNAKNILLAVKENEANFPKFTDELTDRVNGVAFSYLAIGCAISEKSEINDVAIKAFEKAGDIIHHTHSQNTEINEQSSFYLIVSSLSFYLSSQYSKSFVAIRNINDESPIKKLLSNFLKKDFLSLIHEINKIQLNTEYQEISEDELIQNNKNYVFILSKSLNLALEYIYSGNEEFLHLGQEFLADLKELASIDEEPAIWWLSRLLKLLFSVFKKYAFWNVLPSLINSDITDTYVEQLALRSPPITELFYAQYNALKAMQEKKDIVLSLPTSSGKTRIAEIAILESLIDNPYSKILYLAPFRSLSYEVEESMEKTLAPLGFSSTFLYGGGQFSKLDKTLIENSNVIIATPEKAKAIVRADEDIANQVSLLIVDEGHLLGAEERLIKIELFLEELKHHINKNNGKIILLSAVLPNAHDIAQWIAEDSDSVYETNKTIADKRFGLVKWTNANNVTIEWRGEPASFNNNFIEKFLPPRAKTKYFPNDKNEGIAATALKLSKLGTVLMFIAQARYVVSSANRVLRAMGGTPELHIYKNKELFELFRLACDEAGVSEIYNLARYGILCHHGKIPTDVRIFIEKLLRLENVKVIVSTTSLGQGVNIGISTVIFADVFLNHQEETRIGSKDFWNIAGRAGRAFTDIEGKVLYCIDETNWSRERDLKLCHEYFTPSKMERAKSGLLAIVKLLKDISKNFSVDFDLLLQLVANNDFSSLSKINTDYSKFLEEVFDWLDDTLLALNYKKESNNQKDPSAWIDDVFRHSLAFIQAEQDNDVSQEEVIKFLKNRNKAVLKIAGSYVNWEGMVKSGIPLSSSKLLDDYIEPIKERISNFKSTEGSAADIASFSKSIEELIQQLPTVTFKHDYEENELDDVRLKWFSATPLSEISTHDNGQDICVSYFSMTLPWALNAITRKLIDLDLTEEAEILEELALFCEIGLPNMDAVQIYLAGLKSRVTAFDLSCVLQGNLKNLNKSKLLKLIKENKPVIESFCNDITNRWVELFTREKESIIESRPSHISNFTLKNHNFINDKLNVRSLNSRLFLCSPDFSYKIPITSTDKLPFQSVTNNPKFYFEKEVSHWTMKVRGESKHHE
- a CDS encoding tyrosine-type recombinase/integrase, which translates into the protein MSIETSFTKRAFEQLEIGQKRFRIADFGHRDSINGLILDVFPSGKKVFRFRRKHLGKDVTVTIGEFPHLTIENARKQAKYIAVDLAEGVNPNEAKRLAKQEAERKEALAISVQQLFDSFEAEFMVKIKTGERRLNSLKDIQSTWKNHIQPRIAHLPVESITAVEAENLLKLIITKNSAAVRNKCLTLLKSMFNEQQINPFGRIKKLAAVKRERILNQHEVRALLESLEFELPLYRDVVMLLLLTGQRKSCVFSMEWREIDHQRGVWIIPTSKIKSKKPHAVPLTKEVMAILERRSNEAVQGDKYVFPAERSHSGHITENAGKGSFWYRITERAGLRSPERSVTAKEDNVTIHDLRRTIASWSVMRGGNIQTTSKLLGHSDISITASTYAHLDIEQVRHELGITTAQLLGATQQESKVDRLVREIEQLSKGERRELNSRVYFE